A genomic segment from Candidatus Babeliales bacterium encodes:
- a CDS encoding HPF/RaiA family ribosome-associated protein — MNKRFVFRNMTKSDVMEEYANEQLKKIEDFLKDEPTPVTIDLFLEPSKVHEHHRVELCVKTPNYNKSIDYEYEGEGFYDVLDRVIDTMYKELHEEKRKNHDKLKTTGRHEEFKKQR, encoded by the coding sequence ATGAATAAACGCTTTGTGTTTAGGAATATGACTAAATCTGACGTGATGGAAGAGTATGCCAACGAGCAACTGAAAAAAATAGAGGATTTTTTAAAAGATGAGCCAACCCCAGTCACGATAGATCTTTTTTTGGAGCCATCAAAAGTTCATGAGCACCATCGTGTTGAGCTATGTGTAAAGACCCCTAATTATAACAAATCGATTGATTATGAATATGAAGGTGAAGGATTTTACGATGTGCTTGATCGCGTGATTGATACCATGTATAAAGAGCTGCATGAAGAAAAACGTAAGAATCATGACAAGTTAAAAACGACTGGCCGTCACGAAGAGTTTAAAAAGCAGCGATAG